Proteins co-encoded in one Oncorhynchus kisutch isolate 150728-3 linkage group LG1, Okis_V2, whole genome shotgun sequence genomic window:
- the LOC109888769 gene encoding U3 small nucleolar RNA-associated protein 6 homolog: MAEIVQQRIENRIPELEQLERVGLFSKKEVKSMLKRATALEYKLHRLIITKVDFIAYIQYEINVLELIKKRRSRIGYQFKREEIEYSIISRINSIFRRATTKWKDDVQLWLSHIAFCKKWNTKVQLSKVFSSMLAIHPEKPALWIMAAKSELEDRNMSESARHLFLRALRFHPESKKVYQEYFRMELLHAEKLRKQQKELEQAEMDVGEYEFSPEIMSGKLAELVYRDATGKIQGADFILSLLTIAAIFDFTKELQDTIIQDLQSKYTDDSLTWDFMAKRELEATVGEELQTAKGRASDIARREERCCQVYEEGLKSLNTEAMWACYVSFCLERFKRKTNVQELKEKRQERLLAVLQRAHDSSLLKEDFYKNWLQVLLSSGDSEQTAAVAMAATQRYRQSVDVWCLALQTMVHLGSGATGKLFQDALKHVNPKLSLPLWQLQVEWSMTSQSPEETEALFQRGLLSVVPAVSMEIKEKYLDWSYRAGGYKKARKTFTSLHESRPFSKAFFTRMIQVEKNQETPKMSNLRDFYERALREFGSTDDDLWLEYIREELGPSGQPENCGMIHWRAMKMLEGESVERFTAQYTLLQTGHI; the protein is encoded by the exons ATGGCTGAGATAGTCCAACAGCGGATCGAGAATCGAATCCCAGAGTTGGAACAGTTGGAGAGAGTGGGACTGTTCAGCAAAAAAGAAGTCAA ATCCATGCTAAAAAGGGCGACAGCTTTAGAATACAAACTGCATCGATTGATCATAACCAAAGTTGACTTCATTGCATACATTCAG tATGAAATCAATGTATTAGAGCTGATAAAGAAGAGAAGATCA CGCATCGGCTATCAGTTCAAAAGAGAGGAGATCGAGTATTCCATCATCTCGAGGATCAACAGCATTTTCAGAAGGGCCACAACTAAATGGAAG GATGATGTGCAGTTGTGGCTCTCTCACATTGCTTTCTGTAAGAAATGG AACACAAAGGTTCAACTCAGCAAGGTGTTCTCCTCCATGCTTGCCATTCATCCTGAGAAACCAG CCCTCTGGATCATGGCTGCCAAAAGCGAGCTGGAGGACAGAAACATGTCAGAGAGCGCCAGACACCTGTTCTTGCGTGCCCTGCGCTTCCACCCGGAAAGCAAGAAGGTCTACcaagag TACTTCCGTATGGAGCTGTTGCACGCTGAGAAACTGAGGAAGCAAcagaaggagctggagcaggctGAGATGGACGTG GGAGAGTACGAGTTCTCCCCTGAGATCATGAGTGGCAAACTGGCCGAGTTGGTGTACAGAGATGCTACTGGGAAAATCCAAG GAGCCGATTTCATCCTGTCTCTTTTGACCATCGCCGCCATCTTTGACTTCACTAAAGAACTACAGGACACCATTATACAAGA CCTGCAGAGCAAATACACAGACGACTCACTGACGTGGGACTTCATGGCCAAGCGGGAGCTGGAGGCAACGGTGGGGGAGGAGCTTCAGACAGCCAAGGGGCGGGCCTCTGACATCGCCAGGAGAGAGGAGCGCTGCTGCCAGGTCTACGAGGAGGGCCTCAAAAGCCTCAACACAG AGGCCATGTGGGCGTGCTACGTGTCCTTCTGCCTGGAGAGGTTCAAGAGGAAAACCAACGTCCAGGAGCTGAAGGAGAAG AGGCAGGAGAGGCTGCTGGCAGTGCTTCAGCGTGCCCACGACTCCTCACTGCTGAAGGAGGACTTCTACAAGAACTGG CTGCAGGTCTTACTCTCATCAGGAGACTCGGAGCAGACCGCTGCGGTTGCCATGGCAGCCACCCAGCGCTACAGACAATCTGTGGACGTGTGGTGCCTGGCCCTGCAGACGATGGTGCATCTGGGGAGTGGCGCCACAGGCAAGCTATTCCAGGACGCCCTGAAACACGTGAAtcccaag TTGAGTTTGCCCTTGTGGCAGCTGCAGGTGGAGTGGAGCATGACATCACAGAGCCCAGAGGAAACTGAGGCCCTGTTTCAG AGAGGTCTGCTGTCTGTGGTGCCTGCCGTTTCCATGGAGATAAAGGAGAAGTACCTTGACTGGTCCTACAGGGCCGGAGGCTACAAGAAAGCCAGGAAGACCTTCACAAG TTTGCATGAGAGCCGGCCCTTCTCCAAGGCCTTTTTCACCAGAATGATCCAGGTGGAGAAAAATCAA GAGACTCCCAAGATGAGCAACCTGAGGGACTTCTATGAGAGAGCCCTGAGGGAATTTGGCTCCACAGATGATG ATCTGTGGCTGGAGTACATCCGAGAGGAGCTTGGGCCCAGCGGCCAGCCAGAAAACTGTGGGATGATCCACTGGAGAGccatgaagatgctggagggggAGAGTGTGGAGAGATTCACTGCCCAGTACACCCTGCTGCAGACTGGACACATCTAG
- the LOC109888739 gene encoding polycomb protein suz12-B-like isoform X1, with protein sequence MHHLQHSGKVMSGTSCKANGAVYPASTTVMTTVKKPKMEQIQADHELFLQAFEKPTQIYRFLRTRNLIAPIFLHRTLTFMTHRNTRTNAKRKTFKVDDMLLKVEKMKGEQESHSLSSHLQLTFTGFFHKDEKPSQNSENEQSSVSLEVLLVKVCHKKRKDVSCPVKQVPTGKKQVPLNPDCSNQTKPGSLPSLLVSSNEFEPSNSHMVKSYSLLFRVLRTGRRDMNGLVNGEANENIDVTEVPNRKKRSSAHREDGETTETFVAQMTVFDKNRRLQLLDGEYEVSMQGMEDCPVSKKRATWETILDGKRLPPFETFSQGPTLQFTLRWTGDASDKSTAPVAKPLATRNSDGSSPVESRPSTLKSAPLAVKASVSTDIQMKREQILCEPRQKLRIFYQFLYNNNTRQQTEARDDLHCPWCTLNCRKLYSLLKHLKQSHSRFIFNYVPHPKGARIDVSINECYDGSYVGNPQDIHSQPGFAFSRNGPVKRTAVTHVLVCRPKRTKPSLSEFLESEDGELEQQRTYVSGHNRLYFHSDSCMPLRPQEMDVDSEDERDPEWLREKTATQLDEFTDVNEGEKEVMKLWNLHVMKHGFIADNQMNQASMQFVEKCGAYIARRNLCRNFLLHLVSMHDFNLVSVATIDRAMSRLRHIQEELPDAGADDQADRALMEGACNGTAIACSSGGGGGTKHGKRTKSSVTD encoded by the exons ATGCACCATCTACAGCATTCAGGTAAAGTCATGAGTGGGACCAGTTGTAAAGCGAACGGCGCCGTCTACCCGGCCTCGACAACTGTAATGACCACGGTGAAGAAGCCGAAGATGGAGCAGATTCAAGCAGACCATGAGTTGTTTCTACAGGCCTTTGAAA AGCCAACTCAAATCTACAGATTTCTCCGCACAAGGAACCTGATTGCA CCTATATTCTTGCACAGGACTCTTACCTTCATGACCCACAGAAACACTCGAACAAATGCCAAAAG GAAAACGTTCAAGGTGGATGACATGCTGCTCAAAGTTGAGAAGATGAAGGGAGAGCAGGAATCTCACAG CTTGTCCTCGCACCTGCAGCTTACCTTCACTGGATTCTTCCATAAGGATG AAAAGCCATCTCAGAATTCAGAAAACGAACAGAGCTCGGTCTCTCTAGAGGTGCTACTTGTCAAAGTCTGCCATAAAAAACGAAAG GATGTCAGCTGCCCGGTGAAGCAAGTGCCTACAGGTAAAAAGCAAGTGCCTTTGAATCCTGACTGCAGCAACCAAACCAAGCCCGGCTCCCTGCCCTCCCTGCTGGTGTCCAGTAACGAGTTTGAGCCCAGCAACAGCCACATGGTCAAGTCCTACTCGCTCCTGTTCAGGGTCTTACGCACCGGGAGGAGGGACATGAACGGCCTTGTGAACGGCGAGGCCAACGAGAACATAG ATGTGACAGAGGTGCCCAACAGAAAGAAGAGAAGCTCCGCCCACAGAGAAGATGGAGAGACCACAGAGACCTTTGTTGCACAGATGACCGTCTTTGACAAGAACAG GAGATTGCAGCTGCTGGATGGGGAGTATGAAGTGTCCATGCAAGGGATGGAGGACTGCCCTGTCAGCAAGAAACGAGCCACATGGGAAACCATTCTGGATGGGAAG AGGCTGCCACCGTTTGAGACGTTCTCTCAGGGACCCACGCTGCAGTTCACTCTGCGCTGGACAGGTGACGCCAGTGACAAGTCCACAGCCCCCGTGGCCAAGCCCCTGGCCACACGCAACTCTGACGGCTCCAGCCCCGTGGAGAGCAGGCCCAGCACACTCAAATCTGCCCCCCTGG CTGTGAAGGCCTCTGTCAGCACAGATATCCAGATGAAAAGAGAACAGATCCTGTGTGAACCCAGGCAGAAACTGCGTATATTTTACCAG TTCCtgtacaacaacaacacacgGCAGCAGACGGAGGCTAGAGACGACCTCCACTGTCCCTGGTGCACCTTGAACTGTAGGAAGCTTTACAGCCTGCTGAAACACCTCAAACAGTCCCACAGCCGCTTCATTTTCAATTACGTG CCTCACCCTAAAGGTGCTAGGATAGACGTGTCCATCAATGAGTGCTACGACGGCTCCTACGTGGGCAACCCCCAGGACATCCACAGCCAGCCCGGCTTCGCTTTCAGCCGCAACGGCCCCGTCAAGAGGACTGCCGTCACACATGTACTGGTGTGCAG GCCCAAGCGAACGAAGCCCAGCCTGTCAGAATTCCTGGAGTCTGAGGATGGGGAGCTGGAGCAGCAGAGGACCTACGTGAGCGGACACAACCGCCTGTACTTCCACAGTGACAGCTGCATGCCCCTCAGACCCCAGGAGATGGACGTGGACAGCGAGGACGAGAGAGACCCTGAGTGGCTGAGAGAGAAGACCGCCACG CAATTGGATGAGTTCACAGACGTCAACGAGGGCGAGAAGGAGGTGATGAAGCTGTGGAACCTGCACGTCATGAAGCATGG CTTCATAGCCGACAACCAGATGAACCAGGCCAGCATGCAGTTCGTGGAGAAGTGCGGCGCCTACATCGCCCGCCGCAACCTCTGCCGCAACTTTCTGCTGCACCTGGTCAGCATGCACGACTTCAACCTGGTCTCTGTGGCCACCATCGACCGCGCCATGTCCCGCCTCCGCCACATCCAGGAGGAGCTTCCCGACGCCGGGGCCGACGACCAGGCTGACCGGGCCCTCATGGAGGGCGCCTGCAATGGCACCGCAATCGCCTGCAGTTCTGGCGGGGGTGGTGGGACCAAGCACGGCAAGAGGACAAAAAGCTCCGTGACTGACTGA
- the LOC109888739 gene encoding polycomb protein suz12-B-like isoform X2 translates to MSGTSCKANGAVYPASTTVMTTVKKPKMEQIQADHELFLQAFEKPTQIYRFLRTRNLIAPIFLHRTLTFMTHRNTRTNAKRKTFKVDDMLLKVEKMKGEQESHSLSSHLQLTFTGFFHKDEKPSQNSENEQSSVSLEVLLVKVCHKKRKDVSCPVKQVPTGKKQVPLNPDCSNQTKPGSLPSLLVSSNEFEPSNSHMVKSYSLLFRVLRTGRRDMNGLVNGEANENIDVTEVPNRKKRSSAHREDGETTETFVAQMTVFDKNRRLQLLDGEYEVSMQGMEDCPVSKKRATWETILDGKRLPPFETFSQGPTLQFTLRWTGDASDKSTAPVAKPLATRNSDGSSPVESRPSTLKSAPLAVKASVSTDIQMKREQILCEPRQKLRIFYQFLYNNNTRQQTEARDDLHCPWCTLNCRKLYSLLKHLKQSHSRFIFNYVPHPKGARIDVSINECYDGSYVGNPQDIHSQPGFAFSRNGPVKRTAVTHVLVCRPKRTKPSLSEFLESEDGELEQQRTYVSGHNRLYFHSDSCMPLRPQEMDVDSEDERDPEWLREKTATQLDEFTDVNEGEKEVMKLWNLHVMKHGYVPKSCGFIADNQMNQASMQFVEKCGAYIARRNLCRNFLLHLVSMHDFNLVSVATIDRAMSRLRHIQEELPDAGADDQADRALMEGACNGTAIACSSGGGGGTKHGKRTKSSVTD, encoded by the exons ATGAGTGGGACCAGTTGTAAAGCGAACGGCGCCGTCTACCCGGCCTCGACAACTGTAATGACCACGGTGAAGAAGCCGAAGATGGAGCAGATTCAAGCAGACCATGAGTTGTTTCTACAGGCCTTTGAAA AGCCAACTCAAATCTACAGATTTCTCCGCACAAGGAACCTGATTGCA CCTATATTCTTGCACAGGACTCTTACCTTCATGACCCACAGAAACACTCGAACAAATGCCAAAAG GAAAACGTTCAAGGTGGATGACATGCTGCTCAAAGTTGAGAAGATGAAGGGAGAGCAGGAATCTCACAG CTTGTCCTCGCACCTGCAGCTTACCTTCACTGGATTCTTCCATAAGGATG AAAAGCCATCTCAGAATTCAGAAAACGAACAGAGCTCGGTCTCTCTAGAGGTGCTACTTGTCAAAGTCTGCCATAAAAAACGAAAG GATGTCAGCTGCCCGGTGAAGCAAGTGCCTACAGGTAAAAAGCAAGTGCCTTTGAATCCTGACTGCAGCAACCAAACCAAGCCCGGCTCCCTGCCCTCCCTGCTGGTGTCCAGTAACGAGTTTGAGCCCAGCAACAGCCACATGGTCAAGTCCTACTCGCTCCTGTTCAGGGTCTTACGCACCGGGAGGAGGGACATGAACGGCCTTGTGAACGGCGAGGCCAACGAGAACATAG ATGTGACAGAGGTGCCCAACAGAAAGAAGAGAAGCTCCGCCCACAGAGAAGATGGAGAGACCACAGAGACCTTTGTTGCACAGATGACCGTCTTTGACAAGAACAG GAGATTGCAGCTGCTGGATGGGGAGTATGAAGTGTCCATGCAAGGGATGGAGGACTGCCCTGTCAGCAAGAAACGAGCCACATGGGAAACCATTCTGGATGGGAAG AGGCTGCCACCGTTTGAGACGTTCTCTCAGGGACCCACGCTGCAGTTCACTCTGCGCTGGACAGGTGACGCCAGTGACAAGTCCACAGCCCCCGTGGCCAAGCCCCTGGCCACACGCAACTCTGACGGCTCCAGCCCCGTGGAGAGCAGGCCCAGCACACTCAAATCTGCCCCCCTGG CTGTGAAGGCCTCTGTCAGCACAGATATCCAGATGAAAAGAGAACAGATCCTGTGTGAACCCAGGCAGAAACTGCGTATATTTTACCAG TTCCtgtacaacaacaacacacgGCAGCAGACGGAGGCTAGAGACGACCTCCACTGTCCCTGGTGCACCTTGAACTGTAGGAAGCTTTACAGCCTGCTGAAACACCTCAAACAGTCCCACAGCCGCTTCATTTTCAATTACGTG CCTCACCCTAAAGGTGCTAGGATAGACGTGTCCATCAATGAGTGCTACGACGGCTCCTACGTGGGCAACCCCCAGGACATCCACAGCCAGCCCGGCTTCGCTTTCAGCCGCAACGGCCCCGTCAAGAGGACTGCCGTCACACATGTACTGGTGTGCAG GCCCAAGCGAACGAAGCCCAGCCTGTCAGAATTCCTGGAGTCTGAGGATGGGGAGCTGGAGCAGCAGAGGACCTACGTGAGCGGACACAACCGCCTGTACTTCCACAGTGACAGCTGCATGCCCCTCAGACCCCAGGAGATGGACGTGGACAGCGAGGACGAGAGAGACCCTGAGTGGCTGAGAGAGAAGACCGCCACG CAATTGGATGAGTTCACAGACGTCAACGAGGGCGAGAAGGAGGTGATGAAGCTGTGGAACCTGCACGTCATGAAGCATGGGTATGTACCTAAAAGCTGTGG CTTCATAGCCGACAACCAGATGAACCAGGCCAGCATGCAGTTCGTGGAGAAGTGCGGCGCCTACATCGCCCGCCGCAACCTCTGCCGCAACTTTCTGCTGCACCTGGTCAGCATGCACGACTTCAACCTGGTCTCTGTGGCCACCATCGACCGCGCCATGTCCCGCCTCCGCCACATCCAGGAGGAGCTTCCCGACGCCGGGGCCGACGACCAGGCTGACCGGGCCCTCATGGAGGGCGCCTGCAATGGCACCGCAATCGCCTGCAGTTCTGGCGGGGGTGGTGGGACCAAGCACGGCAAGAGGACAAAAAGCTCCGTGACTGACTGA
- the LOC109888739 gene encoding polycomb protein suz12-B-like isoform X3, which translates to MSGTSCKANGAVYPASTTVMTTVKKPKMEQIQADHELFLQAFEKPTQIYRFLRTRNLIAPIFLHRTLTFMTHRNTRTNAKRKTFKVDDMLLKVEKMKGEQESHSLSSHLQLTFTGFFHKDEKPSQNSENEQSSVSLEVLLVKVCHKKRKDVSCPVKQVPTGKKQVPLNPDCSNQTKPGSLPSLLVSSNEFEPSNSHMVKSYSLLFRVLRTGRRDMNGLVNGEANENIDVTEVPNRKKRSSAHREDGETTETFVAQMTVFDKNRRLQLLDGEYEVSMQGMEDCPVSKKRATWETILDGKRLPPFETFSQGPTLQFTLRWTGDASDKSTAPVAKPLATRNSDGSSPVESRPSTLKSAPLAVKASVSTDIQMKREQILCEPRQKLRIFYQFLYNNNTRQQTEARDDLHCPWCTLNCRKLYSLLKHLKQSHSRFIFNYVPHPKGARIDVSINECYDGSYVGNPQDIHSQPGFAFSRNGPVKRTAVTHVLVCRPKRTKPSLSEFLESEDGELEQQRTYVSGHNRLYFHSDSCMPLRPQEMDVDSEDERDPEWLREKTATQLDEFTDVNEGEKEVMKLWNLHVMKHGFIADNQMNQASMQFVEKCGAYIARRNLCRNFLLHLVSMHDFNLVSVATIDRAMSRLRHIQEELPDAGADDQADRALMEGACNGTAIACSSGGGGGTKHGKRTKSSVTD; encoded by the exons ATGAGTGGGACCAGTTGTAAAGCGAACGGCGCCGTCTACCCGGCCTCGACAACTGTAATGACCACGGTGAAGAAGCCGAAGATGGAGCAGATTCAAGCAGACCATGAGTTGTTTCTACAGGCCTTTGAAA AGCCAACTCAAATCTACAGATTTCTCCGCACAAGGAACCTGATTGCA CCTATATTCTTGCACAGGACTCTTACCTTCATGACCCACAGAAACACTCGAACAAATGCCAAAAG GAAAACGTTCAAGGTGGATGACATGCTGCTCAAAGTTGAGAAGATGAAGGGAGAGCAGGAATCTCACAG CTTGTCCTCGCACCTGCAGCTTACCTTCACTGGATTCTTCCATAAGGATG AAAAGCCATCTCAGAATTCAGAAAACGAACAGAGCTCGGTCTCTCTAGAGGTGCTACTTGTCAAAGTCTGCCATAAAAAACGAAAG GATGTCAGCTGCCCGGTGAAGCAAGTGCCTACAGGTAAAAAGCAAGTGCCTTTGAATCCTGACTGCAGCAACCAAACCAAGCCCGGCTCCCTGCCCTCCCTGCTGGTGTCCAGTAACGAGTTTGAGCCCAGCAACAGCCACATGGTCAAGTCCTACTCGCTCCTGTTCAGGGTCTTACGCACCGGGAGGAGGGACATGAACGGCCTTGTGAACGGCGAGGCCAACGAGAACATAG ATGTGACAGAGGTGCCCAACAGAAAGAAGAGAAGCTCCGCCCACAGAGAAGATGGAGAGACCACAGAGACCTTTGTTGCACAGATGACCGTCTTTGACAAGAACAG GAGATTGCAGCTGCTGGATGGGGAGTATGAAGTGTCCATGCAAGGGATGGAGGACTGCCCTGTCAGCAAGAAACGAGCCACATGGGAAACCATTCTGGATGGGAAG AGGCTGCCACCGTTTGAGACGTTCTCTCAGGGACCCACGCTGCAGTTCACTCTGCGCTGGACAGGTGACGCCAGTGACAAGTCCACAGCCCCCGTGGCCAAGCCCCTGGCCACACGCAACTCTGACGGCTCCAGCCCCGTGGAGAGCAGGCCCAGCACACTCAAATCTGCCCCCCTGG CTGTGAAGGCCTCTGTCAGCACAGATATCCAGATGAAAAGAGAACAGATCCTGTGTGAACCCAGGCAGAAACTGCGTATATTTTACCAG TTCCtgtacaacaacaacacacgGCAGCAGACGGAGGCTAGAGACGACCTCCACTGTCCCTGGTGCACCTTGAACTGTAGGAAGCTTTACAGCCTGCTGAAACACCTCAAACAGTCCCACAGCCGCTTCATTTTCAATTACGTG CCTCACCCTAAAGGTGCTAGGATAGACGTGTCCATCAATGAGTGCTACGACGGCTCCTACGTGGGCAACCCCCAGGACATCCACAGCCAGCCCGGCTTCGCTTTCAGCCGCAACGGCCCCGTCAAGAGGACTGCCGTCACACATGTACTGGTGTGCAG GCCCAAGCGAACGAAGCCCAGCCTGTCAGAATTCCTGGAGTCTGAGGATGGGGAGCTGGAGCAGCAGAGGACCTACGTGAGCGGACACAACCGCCTGTACTTCCACAGTGACAGCTGCATGCCCCTCAGACCCCAGGAGATGGACGTGGACAGCGAGGACGAGAGAGACCCTGAGTGGCTGAGAGAGAAGACCGCCACG CAATTGGATGAGTTCACAGACGTCAACGAGGGCGAGAAGGAGGTGATGAAGCTGTGGAACCTGCACGTCATGAAGCATGG CTTCATAGCCGACAACCAGATGAACCAGGCCAGCATGCAGTTCGTGGAGAAGTGCGGCGCCTACATCGCCCGCCGCAACCTCTGCCGCAACTTTCTGCTGCACCTGGTCAGCATGCACGACTTCAACCTGGTCTCTGTGGCCACCATCGACCGCGCCATGTCCCGCCTCCGCCACATCCAGGAGGAGCTTCCCGACGCCGGGGCCGACGACCAGGCTGACCGGGCCCTCATGGAGGGCGCCTGCAATGGCACCGCAATCGCCTGCAGTTCTGGCGGGGGTGGTGGGACCAAGCACGGCAAGAGGACAAAAAGCTCCGTGACTGACTGA